A segment of the Xenorhabdus bovienii SS-2004 genome:
AGTTGCGCCACGTACTGCTTTGATTACAGCAACTTTGTTAGCGCCAATGCTAGACAGAATTACGTCGAATTCAGTTTTTTCTTCAACGGCTTCAGCAGCACCGCCAACAACAGCTACAGCTGCAGCAGCAGAAACGCCGAATTTTTCTTCCATCATAGTGATCAGTTCAACAACGTCCATTACAGACATTTCTGCAACTGCGTCCAGAATTTGTTCTTTAGTGATAGACATAACAAGTGTTCCTAAAATTCAGAAAAAGTTTATACGTTAAAAAGCAACGAAGGAAATAGGCTATTAAGCAGCTTCTTTCTGATCGCGTAGCGCAGCCAGAGTGCGAACCAGTTTGCCTGCAGAGGCTTCTTTCATGGTTGCCATCAGGCGTGCGATTGCTTCTTCGTAAGTTGGGAGTGTTGCCAGGCGATCGATATTTTCACCTGAAATAAACTCACCTTCAAAGGCTGCTGCTTTAATCTCGAATGCTGGGTTCGCTTTCGCGAATTCTTTGAACAAACGAGCAGCTGCGCCCGGATGTTCGCTAGAGAAAGCAATCAAGGTTGGACCAACAAACGCTTCTTTCAGGCACTCATAATCCGTACCTTCAACAGCACGACGCATCAGGGTGTTACGAACAACACGCATGTAAACGCCAGCTTCGCGACCTGCTTTACGCAGTTCAGTCATTTTACCTACGGTAACGCCGCGAGAATCCGCAACAACCGCAGACAGCGCGCCTTTGGCTACTTCGCTGACTTCAGCAACAATCGCTTGTTTGTCTTGAAGATTTAGTGCCATTAGCTTCTTGCTCCTGGATTAACCGGGAAAACCCGGGACTCACTTCACTCAAAGCACCAAGCGTGCCTGAGCGCTGAAACACGGTGAGCAGAATCCAGAAAATAAATTTCATTTGGCTCTGTCACCGTCTACGCAGGATATTAAGTAATCACTTACGCCTGCGGTCTTGGACGGGGCTTGGATTAGGCCAAGCTCCAACCGAAAACTGTTTTCTACCTAATATAGGTTTTATATAACGACTTATATTAGTTGTTATATACAATATAAGGCAAATTTTAAGCGTCAGATTTTAGACAAATCTGACGCTAAGGTAAAGCGTTATTCACTTTCAGCCTAAATTAGGCTGTTGCGTTCAGACCAGACTGGTCGATCGCAACACCTGCACCCATGGTGGTAGACAGGCTAACTTTCTTGATGAAAATACCTTTAGCTGAAGATGGTTTTGCTTTTTTCAGCGCAACTACCAAGGCTTCCAGGTTTTCTTTCAGTTTGTCAGCGTCAAAGTCAACTTTACCGATGGTGGTGTGAATGATGCCGTTTTTGTCGTTACGGTAACGAACCTGACCTGCTTTAGCATTCTGTACAGCTTCAGCGACGTTAGGAGTTACAGTACCCACTTTCGGGTTTGGCATCAGGCCGCGAGGACCCAGAATTTGACCCAGTTGGCCAACAACGCGCATTGCATCTGGAGATGCGATAACTACGTCGAAATTCATCTCGCCTTTCTTAATCTGATCAGCCAGATCGTCCATACCTACCAGTTCAGCGCCAGCAGCTTTAGCCGCTTCAGCGTTTGCGCCCTGAGCAAATACAGCAACACGTACTGAACGACCAGTACCGTGTGGCAGAACAGTTGCGCCACGAACGTTTTGGTCAGATTTACGAGCATCGATACCAAGATTAACAGCTACGTCAACGCTTTCTACGAATTTGGCAGTTGCCAATTCTTTCAGCAGAGCAACAGCTTCGTTGATGTCATATTGTTTAGTTGCATCAACTTTACCACGGATAGTGCGCATGCGCTTGGTCAGTTTAGCCATTGATTAACCCTCCACTACCAGGCCCATGGAACGAGCAGTACCTTCGATTGAACGCATCATCGCGTCAACGTCAGCACCAGTCATGTCCGCAGCTTTAGTTTCCGCGATTTCGCGGATCTGTGCGCTGGTTACTTTACCAACTTTTTCTTTGTTTGGTTTACCAGAACCCGATTTAACGCCAGCTGCTTTTTTCAGCAGAACAGCAGCTGGTGGGGTTTTGGTAACGAAAGTGAAAGAACGGTCTGCGTAAACAGTAATAACAACTGGAATTGGCAGGCCTTTTTCAATGCTTTCAGTTTTCGCATTGAACGCTTTACAGAATTCCATGATGTTAACACCCTGCTGACCCAGAGCTGGACCAACTGGTGGGCTTGGGTTAGCCATACCCGCTGCAACTTGCAGCTTAACGTAGGCTTGTACTTTCTTAGCCATCTATATTTCCTCTATATGGGTATTATCGCCTCAAAAAGAGGCTCCCCTAACGATTCAGGCCCCGTCTAAAAGACCAGGCCACTAAAAACAATACTTAAAAATAAAAGGCGCGAAATTGTATGATAATTTCACACCCTTTGCAAGCCAGGCTGCTCAATTAAGCATCAGATTAGGCTTTCTCTACCTGACTGAAATCCAACTCGACTGGCGTAGCACGGCCAAAGATAGAAACCGAAACTTTCAAGCGGCTCTTTTCGTAATCGACTTCTTCCACTACGCCATTGAAATCTGCAAACGGGCCATCGCTGACACGAACCATTTCGCCTGGCTCGAACAAGGTTTTTGGCCGTGGTTTATCACCAACCTGCTGAAGACGATCCATAATAGCATCGACTTCTTTATCACTGATCGGAGCCGGACGGTCAGATGTACCACCGATAAAACCCATTACGCGCGGTACACTACGAACCAGATGCCAAGTTGCATCGTTCATTACCATTTGTACCAAGACATAACCTGGGAAGAATTTGCGCTCGCTCTTACGGCGTTGGCCACTGCGGATCTCAACAACTTCTTCTGTCGGCACCATAACTTCGCCGAAAGAATCTTCCATACCATCTAATTTGATATGTTCACGCAGAGATTGAGCAACACGACCTTCGAACCCAGAAAATGCCTGTATGACATACCAACGCTTTTTTGGGGATTCAGACATTTTTTAAAACCTCAGGCCTGTAATAAATGAAACTAAACGCACCAGTATACCATCCAGCCCCCACAAAATCAGAGACATGACAGCTGTCACCGCTGCAACAATCAATGTTGTGTGCAGAGCTTCTTGGCGTGTTGGCCAAATGACTTTACGCATTTCAACGCGGGCTTCACGGGCAAATGCTAATGTGGCTTTACCTTTCGCAGTCCAGAATGCAACTGCTCCTGCAAGAGCAACAATAGCCACGACGGCTATCGCGCGCAGAGCCAGGTTATACTCCCGGTAATAATAATTACCCACAATAGCAACTACTAGCAGCACAGCCACCAGTAACCATTTTGCTATATCAAGACCACGCCTGCTTTCTTGAGCATTGCTATTCGCACTCATAAACCAACCTGTAACTATGATGTAAATAGATAGCCAGCTTGCCTCGCAAGAGCAAAACAAATCAGACCGAACCCAAAGATAATTGTAATTGTATCTGACTTGGCACCATAATT
Coding sequences within it:
- the rplL gene encoding 50S ribosomal protein L7/L12, with amino-acid sequence MSITKEQILDAVAEMSVMDVVELITMMEEKFGVSAAAAVAVVGGAAEAVEEKTEFDVILSSIGANKVAVIKAVRGATGLGLKEAKDLVESAPAALKEGISKDDAEALKKSLEEAGASVEIK
- the rplJ gene encoding 50S ribosomal protein L10, yielding MALNLQDKQAIVAEVSEVAKGALSAVVADSRGVTVGKMTELRKAGREAGVYMRVVRNTLMRRAVEGTDYECLKEAFVGPTLIAFSSEHPGAAARLFKEFAKANPAFEIKAAAFEGEFISGENIDRLATLPTYEEAIARLMATMKEASAGKLVRTLAALRDQKEAA
- the rplA gene encoding 50S ribosomal protein L1, whose translation is MAKLTKRMRTIRGKVDATKQYDINEAVALLKELATAKFVESVDVAVNLGIDARKSDQNVRGATVLPHGTGRSVRVAVFAQGANAEAAKAAGAELVGMDDLADQIKKGEMNFDVVIASPDAMRVVGQLGQILGPRGLMPNPKVGTVTPNVAEAVQNAKAGQVRYRNDKNGIIHTTIGKVDFDADKLKENLEALVVALKKAKPSSAKGIFIKKVSLSTTMGAGVAIDQSGLNATA
- the rplK gene encoding 50S ribosomal protein L11, with the translated sequence MAKKVQAYVKLQVAAGMANPSPPVGPALGQQGVNIMEFCKAFNAKTESIEKGLPIPVVITVYADRSFTFVTKTPPAAVLLKKAAGVKSGSGKPNKEKVGKVTSAQIREIAETKAADMTGADVDAMMRSIEGTARSMGLVVEG
- the nusG gene encoding transcription termination/antitermination protein NusG codes for the protein MSESPKKRWYVIQAFSGFEGRVAQSLREHIKLDGMEDSFGEVMVPTEEVVEIRSGQRRKSERKFFPGYVLVQMVMNDATWHLVRSVPRVMGFIGGTSDRPAPISDKEVDAIMDRLQQVGDKPRPKTLFEPGEMVRVSDGPFADFNGVVEEVDYEKSRLKVSVSIFGRATPVELDFSQVEKA
- the secE gene encoding preprotein translocase subunit SecE; translated protein: MSANSNAQESRRGLDIAKWLLVAVLLVVAIVGNYYYREYNLALRAIAVVAIVALAGAVAFWTAKGKATLAFAREARVEMRKVIWPTRQEALHTTLIVAAVTAVMSLILWGLDGILVRLVSFITGLRF